In Candidatus Defluviilinea proxima, a single genomic region encodes these proteins:
- a CDS encoding cystathionine gamma-lyase — MNMESPMKEATRVVRAGLPDAKQGDAFLPGPTFAGTYHLSGDPSTSAYLYGRYHNPTWTAYEKAITELESGAATIAFSSGMAAIAAVLGVTLKAGDRLVMPSDAYYAARMIATGFFANLGVEVQLAPTANNAQKEFLQGAKLLWLETPSNPLLDVCDIALLAEAAHAAGCLVIVDNTTPSCLGQQPLTLGADFSLSSDTKITTGHSDLILGHVSVKDVQWGEKLRAWRTQMGSIPGPMEVWLAHRSLATLDVRMERQRKNTLAIAEFLASRPDVQGLRYPGLPNDPAHAVASRQMRFYGSVISFELASQELAEQFLKNCELVYEATSFGSLHTMAERRARWGGDKVNAGFIRMSVGCEDAEDLIADMKQALDKISS, encoded by the coding sequence ATGAATATGGAGAGCCCCATGAAAGAAGCAACTCGTGTCGTTAGAGCGGGTCTGCCGGATGCAAAACAAGGTGATGCCTTTTTGCCCGGCCCGACTTTTGCTGGTACCTATCATCTTAGTGGTGACCCGTCCACCTCGGCGTACCTCTATGGACGGTATCACAACCCAACATGGACGGCATACGAAAAAGCCATCACTGAATTGGAATCAGGCGCGGCGACTATCGCATTTTCCTCTGGCATGGCAGCCATTGCCGCAGTGTTGGGAGTGACGCTCAAAGCGGGGGATCGTTTGGTCATGCCATCGGACGCGTATTATGCCGCTCGTATGATCGCTACTGGTTTTTTCGCAAACCTCGGCGTGGAAGTTCAACTTGCCCCCACGGCAAATAACGCGCAGAAAGAATTCCTGCAGGGCGCAAAACTGTTATGGTTGGAAACTCCCAGTAATCCTCTTTTAGATGTCTGCGATATTGCTTTGCTTGCAGAGGCCGCTCATGCGGCTGGATGTCTGGTTATCGTGGATAACACAACACCATCCTGTCTTGGCCAACAACCATTGACCTTAGGCGCGGACTTTTCGTTATCGTCTGATACAAAGATCACAACGGGACATAGCGATCTGATATTGGGACATGTGTCTGTGAAGGATGTACAGTGGGGAGAAAAGTTGCGAGCGTGGCGTACGCAAATGGGTTCGATCCCCGGTCCCATGGAAGTTTGGCTTGCTCATCGTTCATTGGCGACACTTGATGTGCGCATGGAACGTCAGCGCAAAAATACTTTAGCTATAGCAGAGTTCCTTGCCTCTCGCCCCGACGTGCAGGGATTGCGCTATCCTGGCTTACCGAATGATCCAGCTCATGCAGTTGCATCTCGTCAGATGAGATTTTACGGTTCGGTCATTAGCTTTGAATTGGCATCTCAGGAACTAGCTGAGCAATTTTTGAAGAACTGCGAATTGGTTTACGAAGCCACCAGCTTTGGCAGTTTGCACACCATGGCTGAGCGGCGTGCACGTTGGGGAGGGGACAAGGTCAATGCTGGATTCATCCGCATGAGTGTTGGTTGTGAAGACGCGGAAGACCTGATCGCGGATATGAAACAAGCTCTGGATAAAATATCCAGTTAA
- a CDS encoding sigma-70 family RNA polymerase sigma factor: protein MPTDRDLILRARRGESDAFGELVTRYQTGVFNVCYRMLHERGEAEDMAQETFMRAYDRLNTFDLEREFGPWIRRVAANLCLNFLEARKAVLPLDEERDRDQTQRPEKQVEVKERSEQVRDALASLPANYRVVVELRHYQELSYEEIANELNIPLSDVKSHLFRARKLLAEKLHASD, encoded by the coding sequence GTGCCCACAGACCGCGACCTCATCCTCCGTGCCCGTCGCGGCGAAAGTGATGCTTTCGGCGAACTTGTCACGCGCTACCAGACGGGTGTGTTTAACGTCTGTTATCGCATGCTCCACGAGCGCGGCGAAGCCGAAGACATGGCGCAGGAAACCTTCATGCGAGCCTACGACCGCCTCAACACCTTTGACCTCGAACGCGAATTCGGCCCGTGGATTCGGCGTGTGGCTGCGAACTTGTGCCTCAACTTCCTTGAGGCGCGCAAGGCTGTGCTTCCTCTTGATGAAGAGCGGGATCGAGATCAAACTCAAAGACCTGAGAAGCAGGTCGAGGTCAAAGAAAGAAGCGAGCAGGTGCGCGATGCACTTGCTTCCTTGCCCGCGAACTATCGCGTTGTCGTCGAATTGCGTCATTATCAAGAACTTTCCTACGAAGAGATCGCAAACGAACTCAATATCCCTCTCAGCGACGTGAAGAGTCATCTCTTCCGCGCCCGCAAGCTTTTGGCGGAGAAACTCCATGCATCTGACTGA
- a CDS encoding DUF1800 family protein: protein MTLSRRDFLKLGALVTASAVLSSCAPVYRRLAGDLPTVPWAPLTASDFLALNRLTFGPRVEERARFTEIGLQNYIEEQLAFDSINDFDCELLLNPFKTLNMDANELEGISNQLFDGYDRDKAPNELRQATLIRQLYSKRQLYEVIVEFWSDHFNIFMEKGNCFYLKTVDDREVIRKHAMGNFRDLVWASAHSPAMLTYLDNQANEKSHPNENYARELMELHTLSVNGGYSQQDVMELARCLTGWTVKEHFWLGDFAFKEELHDQGVKNVLGRTIQPSGQSEAEQVIEQLVTHPSTAHFIATKLTRRFIADEPPQQVVEKAAQTFLDTNGDIQSVLRVILLDGLPLAQPKYKRPANFALSALRALNAETDGAAINEHLLRMGQSYFNHPTPDGYPDHSEAWQGNLMPRWQFAFELIRNEMKNTKHNLNALLDVVPTDSLQADVDAVASLLLGAPLERFTRDELIDSVSKAGATPEETLQIIAASLIASPAFQWR from the coding sequence ATGACCCTCTCCCGACGTGACTTCCTCAAACTTGGCGCACTCGTCACTGCCAGCGCAGTGCTCTCCTCCTGCGCACCTGTGTACCGCAGGCTGGCTGGTGACCTCCCAACCGTTCCCTGGGCACCACTGACAGCGAGTGACTTCCTTGCCCTCAACCGTCTCACCTTTGGGCCACGCGTCGAAGAACGTGCCCGCTTTACAGAGATCGGACTTCAAAACTACATCGAGGAACAACTCGCATTTGATTCTATCAACGATTTCGATTGCGAATTATTACTCAATCCGTTCAAGACCCTCAATATGGATGCGAACGAGCTTGAAGGCATCAGCAATCAGTTGTTTGATGGATATGACCGCGATAAAGCGCCAAATGAACTGCGTCAGGCAACATTGATACGCCAACTGTATAGCAAGCGTCAACTGTATGAAGTGATAGTCGAGTTTTGGAGTGACCACTTCAATATCTTCATGGAAAAAGGCAATTGCTTCTACCTCAAAACTGTAGACGACCGTGAAGTGATCCGCAAGCACGCGATGGGTAACTTCCGTGATCTGGTGTGGGCGTCTGCCCATTCGCCCGCGATGCTGACCTATCTCGATAATCAAGCCAATGAGAAAAGTCATCCCAACGAAAATTATGCGCGCGAACTCATGGAGTTGCATACGCTCAGCGTCAACGGCGGTTACAGTCAACAAGATGTGATGGAGCTGGCGCGTTGTCTCACGGGTTGGACGGTCAAGGAGCACTTCTGGCTCGGTGACTTTGCCTTCAAAGAGGAACTCCACGATCAAGGCGTGAAAAATGTTTTGGGGCGAACGATCCAACCGTCGGGTCAGAGTGAAGCGGAGCAGGTCATCGAGCAGTTGGTCACACATCCCAGCACGGCGCATTTCATCGCAACCAAACTTACTCGTCGCTTCATCGCGGATGAGCCGCCTCAGCAAGTTGTCGAAAAAGCCGCACAAACATTTCTCGATACGAATGGTGACATCCAATCTGTGTTGCGTGTTATTTTGTTGGACGGTCTTCCGCTCGCGCAACCGAAATACAAACGACCCGCGAATTTTGCTTTGTCTGCGTTGCGAGCACTTAATGCCGAGACCGATGGCGCCGCGATCAATGAGCATCTGCTTCGGATGGGGCAGTCCTATTTCAATCATCCCACGCCCGATGGGTATCCCGATCACAGCGAGGCTTGGCAGGGAAATCTCATGCCGCGTTGGCAATTTGCGTTTGAATTGATTCGCAATGAGATGAAAAACACGAAGCATAATCTCAATGCTTTATTGGATGTCGTCCCAACAGACAGTTTACAAGCTGATGTGGATGCAGTGGCCTCATTGCTTTTGGGTGCCCCTTTAGAACGCTTCACTCGTGACGAGTTGATCGATTCGGTTTCGAAAGCGGGCGCCACCCCCGAAGAGACTCTGCAGATCATCGCCGCGAGTCTCATCGCTTCACCTGCGTTTCAATGGAGATAG
- a CDS encoding FHA domain-containing protein: MRLIVAIILVFVFAFSFVPGVHAQVSETIWLTANTTAYKTGETVLITVNAMSVTPIQGFTFQVRYDPACLKPVNATSPIPGMNGLSLPQTSGLVDASFASTTPQIVNGVLAELRFVTLGGCQTGINLENAALAVRNEKGFAAPLPGVKFSQSSIALNVDSAVGEQSDQPVSGTPLPLDPTIGSPSNFQSPLWGVAAITIFLILGLGFGIYKVIQKTAGMAYVDQPSPSFLKPVAVSFKMGSRAGKRFSLNRLPCVIGHDPSNDICLDDPQVIGQHIKIYAANNDYYLMDLGGETFVNGRAVRKSSAVLKSGDVVRLGRRVLFVFGT, translated from the coding sequence ATGAGACTTATCGTTGCAATTATTCTTGTATTTGTTTTTGCTTTTTCATTCGTCCCTGGTGTCCATGCGCAGGTATCGGAAACGATCTGGTTGACTGCCAATACCACTGCATATAAAACCGGTGAAACCGTGCTGATCACGGTCAATGCAATGTCTGTCACTCCCATCCAGGGATTCACATTTCAGGTTCGCTATGATCCCGCTTGTCTCAAACCTGTCAATGCCACGAGCCCCATTCCAGGTATGAACGGTTTATCACTACCCCAAACCTCCGGTCTTGTAGATGCATCCTTTGCCAGCACCACCCCGCAAATAGTGAATGGCGTACTGGCTGAATTGAGATTTGTAACACTTGGTGGTTGCCAGACCGGCATCAATTTGGAGAACGCTGCGCTGGCTGTTCGCAATGAAAAAGGATTTGCTGCCCCGCTCCCTGGTGTGAAATTTTCCCAGAGCAGTATTGCTTTGAATGTGGATTCGGCGGTGGGTGAACAATCCGATCAACCTGTATCGGGTACGCCGCTTCCTCTCGACCCGACGATTGGTTCCCCTTCGAATTTTCAGTCTCCCCTTTGGGGTGTTGCCGCGATCACGATCTTCCTGATTCTTGGTCTTGGTTTTGGCATTTACAAGGTGATCCAGAAAACTGCTGGCATGGCCTATGTCGACCAACCATCGCCTTCCTTCTTGAAGCCGGTTGCCGTCAGTTTCAAGATGGGTTCACGTGCTGGCAAAAGGTTTTCACTGAACAGACTGCCCTGTGTGATTGGCCATGACCCGTCCAACGATATCTGTCTTGATGACCCACAGGTGATCGGGCAACACATCAAGATCTACGCCGCCAATAACGATTATTACCTCATGGATTTGGGCGGCGAGACATTCGTCAATGGCCGGGCCGTGCGAAAAAGCTCTGCCGTCTTGAAATCTGGTGATGTGGTACGCCTCGGAAGACGTGTCCTGTTTGTGTTTGGAACCTAG
- a CDS encoding polysaccharide deacetylase family protein, which yields MTKRLILNLSLLLILLASCAPAPAAAPTIDISAFSTQAYQTALATLQPTGTPVPTETPVPSSTAVRTPPALPAGYVSNKLNPLDTPHTYITDTCQYLRDKWSSTNAAPGTIVMVVMLHGIKQSASDVTANDITAEDFGHMMNDLHDQGFEAINATQLADFVDHNAKIPSRSVLLIQDDRRTAQNFNEHFRPYHDKWGWPVVNAWISWDDSIRALNLQDNVALETEGWVDHQSHGYVHNINMSDESTDEFIKGEFEGSLNDLKTNFNKTPVAIIWPGGGFGARPVQIAREYGYRLGFTVNPRGPVMYNWIPLADQDDPNRPAYQAEGYVNDPRMVIPRYWPYQVQSELDAVRNIGKEAAAYAEQNKATELEYYDIVCAPTLGAMP from the coding sequence ATGACTAAACGCCTCATCCTTAACCTCAGCCTGCTCCTCATTCTATTGGCCTCGTGCGCCCCTGCGCCTGCCGCCGCACCCACCATCGACATCAGCGCCTTTTCCACACAGGCCTACCAGACTGCACTCGCTACACTTCAACCCACAGGGACGCCCGTCCCCACCGAGACACCCGTCCCATCATCGACAGCCGTCCGCACACCGCCTGCGTTACCGGCAGGGTATGTATCAAATAAACTTAACCCGCTCGATACGCCGCACACGTACATCACAGACACCTGCCAATATCTCCGTGACAAATGGAGTTCGACCAACGCTGCCCCCGGCACGATCGTCATGGTTGTGATGTTGCACGGCATCAAGCAAAGTGCATCCGATGTCACTGCCAACGACATCACCGCCGAAGATTTCGGCCACATGATGAACGATCTGCACGATCAAGGCTTCGAAGCCATCAACGCTACACAACTGGCAGATTTCGTCGACCACAACGCCAAGATCCCCAGCCGTTCCGTGCTTCTCATTCAAGACGACCGCCGTACAGCCCAAAACTTCAATGAACATTTCAGACCCTATCACGACAAGTGGGGCTGGCCTGTCGTCAACGCATGGATCAGCTGGGATGATTCCATTCGCGCGCTGAACCTGCAAGACAACGTCGCCCTCGAAACCGAAGGCTGGGTCGACCATCAGTCACATGGCTACGTTCACAACATCAACATGAGCGACGAATCCACTGACGAATTCATCAAAGGCGAATTCGAAGGTTCTCTCAACGACTTAAAAACGAACTTCAACAAAACACCGGTTGCCATCATCTGGCCAGGCGGTGGGTTTGGTGCTCGCCCCGTGCAGATCGCGCGCGAATACGGTTACCGTCTTGGTTTTACCGTCAACCCACGTGGGCCCGTCATGTACAACTGGATTCCGCTCGCAGACCAGGACGACCCCAATCGTCCTGCATATCAAGCCGAAGGGTATGTCAACGACCCGCGTATGGTCATTCCGCGCTATTGGCCGTATCAAGTCCAATCTGAGCTTGATGCTGTACGCAATATCGGTAAGGAAGCCGCGGCCTACGCTGAGCAGAACAAAGCCACCGAGTTGGAATACTACGATATCGTCTGTGCGCCAACTTTAGGCGCAATGCCATAA
- a CDS encoding Flp family type IVb pilin encodes MLFAPQEKGQGLVEYAIILALVAIVVIAVMRLLGPKIGNTFSSINNSLRV; translated from the coding sequence ATGTTATTCGCTCCCCAGGAAAAAGGACAAGGTTTGGTTGAGTATGCCATCATTCTCGCTTTGGTAGCCATTGTGGTTATCGCTGTGATGAGGTTGTTAGGCCCCAAGATTGGGAACACCTTCAGCTCCATCAATAATTCTCTTCGAGTCTGA
- a CDS encoding peptidoglycan DD-metalloendopeptidase family protein: MKSKRTLRAILLLILLTSLLPVDVAGALPANATTLPPTDMFQLPWDYGVAWMAIDGIDNGFKRPISSSHNYSVGGAIDFAPHKYTYKGEDTSNFWVAAAASGTVVAVSSCYIILDHHNGWVSQYQFLGNVQVRLGDTINRNQRLGIIADGIRYKFCVGSTEPDIPHLHFMLRPTLLGASFAGWQVNYFSLFNHTSFTKGSETVGLYKPLMNTFDSLSITPTPTPSETPTLPTTTETTLTVFPTPTGPYISTSADPLNINVGETALVTVSLNNVPVEGYTSTEIVCPYDSSIIEVSNISVANIFGTDPAVAFNGPQNGSFIVAIAGSHGNKATASGSAFTFVAKGLRSGQTNLECTGRVSSGNDQLVNLPSIGTALNVLGSIPTPTFTPTTTPVPLPSSTPTPVSTVDTWLTFTDATYNFQFKYPPQGTIDPVSNDNLTYIYLPVTPGTNLGVKYLEMIVAENANPCQSPLAIQSMLETSETVTINGLSFLKQTGQDTTAGHTNKWTAYSTLRDNICVSLDFILRAANPGAFVTPPPLYDEAAESAVFGQIVETYVWLSQMYPTSTPTPLQNGTLTGQVLSTKPVTINLYASNGSIVSAVTTNTDGTFTLTAPAGTYTTVASSSGFLNAQASVTLTSGVITSLTSIALLAGDIDGNNIIDQFDALTIGMNYNASQPSAADLNNDSIINVLDLERLAANYRKTGPIVWP, encoded by the coding sequence ATGAAATCTAAACGCACTCTTCGGGCTATCCTTCTGTTAATCCTGTTGACTTCTTTATTGCCTGTGGATGTAGCGGGTGCCCTCCCTGCCAATGCTACTACGCTCCCGCCAACGGATATGTTCCAACTGCCTTGGGATTACGGTGTTGCCTGGATGGCGATCGATGGGATCGATAACGGTTTCAAACGGCCCATAAGTAGTTCACATAATTATTCGGTGGGCGGCGCAATTGATTTTGCTCCACACAAGTATACCTATAAAGGGGAAGATACATCCAATTTTTGGGTGGCCGCCGCGGCTTCAGGGACAGTGGTTGCTGTATCGAGTTGCTACATCATCCTCGATCATCATAACGGATGGGTATCACAATATCAATTCCTCGGTAATGTACAGGTGCGTTTGGGCGACACAATTAATCGCAACCAACGTCTCGGCATTATTGCCGATGGTATACGGTATAAATTTTGCGTTGGGAGTACAGAGCCAGATATTCCGCATTTGCATTTCATGCTGCGTCCCACCTTGCTTGGTGCTTCATTTGCCGGGTGGCAGGTAAATTACTTTTCGCTTTTCAACCACACTTCTTTCACAAAGGGGAGCGAGACTGTAGGCTTATACAAGCCGCTCATGAACACGTTCGATTCATTGTCCATCACTCCTACACCTACACCATCTGAGACGCCAACTTTACCTACTACAACAGAAACTACTCTCACAGTCTTTCCCACTCCTACCGGGCCTTATATCTCCACCAGCGCTGACCCGCTGAATATCAATGTCGGTGAAACAGCGCTTGTCACGGTCAGCTTGAATAATGTGCCAGTGGAAGGTTATACAAGTACGGAAATAGTTTGCCCGTATGATTCATCTATTATCGAAGTAAGTAATATTTCCGTTGCAAACATCTTTGGCACAGACCCCGCTGTTGCGTTCAATGGACCGCAAAATGGGAGCTTCATCGTTGCCATCGCCGGCAGTCACGGGAACAAAGCCACGGCAAGCGGATCGGCATTCACCTTTGTTGCGAAGGGTTTGCGATCAGGGCAAACCAACCTTGAATGCACGGGGCGTGTATCATCAGGTAATGATCAACTTGTGAATCTCCCTTCCATTGGAACTGCTTTGAATGTTCTTGGATCTATTCCAACGCCTACATTCACGCCCACAACTACACCAGTACCTCTGCCATCATCGACTCCGACACCTGTTTCCACCGTTGATACTTGGTTGACCTTTACTGATGCAACCTATAATTTCCAATTTAAATATCCACCACAAGGAACAATTGATCCCGTTAGTAATGACAATCTCACGTATATCTACCTTCCTGTTACGCCCGGGACGAATCTGGGTGTGAAATATTTGGAAATGATTGTGGCTGAGAATGCCAATCCATGTCAAAGCCCCTTGGCTATCCAATCAATGCTTGAAACATCTGAGACAGTCACTATCAACGGTCTCTCTTTTCTAAAGCAGACCGGACAAGATACCACTGCCGGGCATACCAACAAATGGACAGCGTATTCCACTCTGCGTGACAATATCTGTGTCAGTCTCGACTTTATCCTGCGTGCTGCCAACCCTGGAGCGTTTGTAACACCTCCACCGTTATATGATGAAGCGGCGGAGTCCGCTGTTTTTGGGCAGATCGTTGAGACATATGTCTGGCTTTCGCAGATGTATCCTACATCGACACCAACACCATTACAAAATGGGACACTCACCGGCCAGGTACTTTCCACCAAGCCAGTGACGATCAATTTATATGCATCGAATGGTTCCATTGTTTCGGCTGTCACGACCAATACTGATGGCACATTCACGCTCACGGCTCCTGCTGGGACCTATACAACTGTCGCCTCCTCAAGCGGCTTTCTCAACGCTCAAGCCTCTGTTACTCTCACCAGTGGTGTGATAACGTCACTAACATCCATCGCTCTTCTCGCTGGTGATATTGACGGTAACAATATTATTGACCAGTTCGATGCGTTAACCATTGGGATGAACTACAATGCATCCCAGCCCTCTGCCGCTGACTTGAACAACGATAGCATCATCAATGTGTTGGATCTTGAACGACTTGCAGCCAATTATAGAAAAACAGGTCCTATTGTTTGGCCATAG
- a CDS encoding CbrC family protein, translating into MDLPIFKYHPDPLATGSIIESNAMCHCCEQSKGYIYISNVYAEEDLDNKICPWCIADGSAAKKFDATFSESFALEQAGISNDIILEVTTRTPGYVTWQPEFWLSHCKDACAFLGDASKDDVLRIANEHVKVIRWEDLNEEVMKEIAKDYQPKESPAFYKFKCLHCNEILYTMDYL; encoded by the coding sequence ATGGATTTGCCAATATTTAAGTATCATCCTGATCCACTTGCCACTGGCTCAATAATTGAAAGCAATGCGATGTGCCACTGTTGCGAGCAAAGTAAAGGTTATATTTATATATCCAATGTTTATGCCGAAGAAGATCTTGATAACAAAATTTGCCCTTGGTGTATTGCGGACGGGAGTGCCGCCAAAAAATTTGATGCTACTTTTTCTGAAAGTTTTGCTTTAGAGCAAGCAGGAATTTCCAACGACATCATCCTTGAAGTTACAACAAGGACTCCAGGATATGTCACATGGCAACCAGAATTTTGGCTATCCCACTGTAAAGACGCATGTGCCTTCTTGGGTGATGCATCAAAGGATGATGTATTAAGAATTGCAAATGAACATGTTAAAGTCATCCGCTGGGAAGACCTCAATGAGGAAGTTATGAAAGAGATTGCCAAAGATTACCAGCCAAAAGAAAGTCCAGCGTTTTATAAGTTTAAATGCCTCCACTGCAATGAGATTTTATATACAATGGATTATCTTTAA
- a CDS encoding DUF1501 domain-containing protein, protein MLQTLPVLHQIPNKSWMPRLAFVPRNSAPRGDTLVVIFLRGAADVLNMVVPHGEDAYYRLRPSLGVPRPDDSKRKKEERALDLDGFFGFHPSMSALTDAWISQQLAIIHACGAPDESRSHFKAMELMERGVDDERGPASGWIGRHLATLDTGNSSPLRAVGMGTRPQRSLSGSVPVSALRSITDFHLGGDARALQQMRAALSTVYEGDVMGQDTLSIMDTLQQLDPVNYQSKVAYPDSEFGLALKQTAMLIKAEVGLEVSAIDVGGWDTHFAQGSVNGQMPNLMKDLADGMAAFHADMQEYMSQLTIVTMSEFGRRASENGSLGTDHGHGSMMMVMGGHVDGDKVHGQWPGLGEGQLVGPGDLAVTTDYRDVLSEILTKRLNNPAIDSIFSNYQTKPVNVLSG, encoded by the coding sequence ATGTTACAAACCTTACCCGTACTTCATCAGATCCCAAATAAATCCTGGATGCCACGCCTTGCATTCGTACCTCGCAACTCCGCACCGCGTGGCGATACATTAGTTGTCATTTTCCTACGCGGCGCCGCGGACGTGTTGAACATGGTCGTGCCGCATGGCGAGGATGCGTATTATCGTTTACGTCCGTCACTTGGTGTGCCAAGACCAGATGATTCAAAAAGGAAAAAAGAAGAAAGAGCTTTGGACCTGGATGGATTCTTTGGATTCCATCCGAGCATGTCTGCGTTGACCGATGCATGGATCTCGCAGCAGCTTGCCATCATCCATGCCTGCGGTGCACCAGATGAGTCGCGTAGCCACTTCAAGGCAATGGAGTTGATGGAACGTGGCGTGGACGATGAACGCGGGCCCGCCTCGGGTTGGATCGGCCGTCACCTCGCCACGTTGGATACAGGTAACTCGTCGCCATTGCGCGCGGTAGGGATGGGGACTCGTCCGCAGAGGAGTTTGAGCGGGTCAGTCCCTGTTTCGGCTTTGCGCTCCATCACGGACTTTCACCTCGGTGGCGATGCACGTGCCTTACAACAAATGCGCGCCGCGTTGAGCACGGTCTATGAAGGTGACGTGATGGGACAGGACACGTTATCCATTATGGATACGTTACAACAACTTGACCCTGTGAATTATCAATCGAAAGTTGCCTATCCCGATTCGGAATTTGGACTTGCGCTCAAACAAACTGCCATGCTCATCAAAGCGGAAGTGGGACTCGAAGTCTCTGCCATCGATGTGGGTGGATGGGATACGCATTTCGCTCAAGGTTCGGTCAATGGGCAGATGCCCAACTTGATGAAAGACCTCGCCGATGGCATGGCCGCCTTCCATGCCGATATGCAGGAATATATGAGCCAACTGACGATTGTCACGATGTCTGAGTTTGGGCGGCGCGCCTCGGAGAATGGAAGTTTGGGCACCGACCACGGACACGGAAGCATGATGATGGTCATGGGAGGTCACGTGGACGGTGACAAAGTCCACGGCCAATGGCCTGGATTGGGCGAAGGCCAATTGGTTGGTCCCGGCGACCTCGCGGTCACGACCGATTATCGCGATGTCCTCTCCGAAATCCTGACGAAGCGTTTGAACAATCCCGCCATCGATTCTATTTTTTCGAATTATCAAACCAAGCCCGTGAATGTGCTCAGCGGATAA
- a CDS encoding PD40 domain-containing protein — MQSSNTKFLFGGLGCGLALACLGVGYFAYIVGNLRVSPSPAGTMPPDPTVDSASLITPTPIFIFQVTEPVGPTPLAETFSLTPIPSPIPGSFGDIPPVGKIAFACYIKQIDQICLMSADGTNRVQLTDFKATAFYPSISPDGSTVYFSSKQDGGFEIYSISVDGGEAQRLTNDIGSLYAPELSPNGEWILFTNQGNGLWLMRPDGKNPHALTNRDDIDPTWSLDGSMIAFASSRAGDRQLFVMDADGTNIRQVTNLDNMGGRSTFSPDGTKLAFYRGPAGDHNIYVINIDGTGLVQLTNGGDNLGPSWSPDGNWIAFTSYRDGNNEIYIIHPDGTGLTRLTNTSISDWQPRWGN, encoded by the coding sequence ATGCAATCTTCGAACACCAAATTTTTATTTGGTGGATTGGGATGTGGACTTGCGCTCGCGTGCCTCGGGGTTGGATACTTCGCCTACATCGTGGGCAACTTACGCGTCTCGCCTTCCCCTGCGGGGACGATGCCCCCCGACCCGACAGTTGATTCGGCCTCTCTGATAACTCCCACGCCCATCTTCATTTTTCAAGTCACAGAACCTGTTGGGCCAACGCCCCTCGCAGAGACATTTTCCCTCACGCCGATTCCATCTCCCATCCCCGGCTCGTTCGGTGACATACCTCCTGTTGGCAAGATCGCCTTCGCCTGTTACATCAAACAAATTGACCAGATCTGCCTCATGAGCGCGGACGGGACGAACCGTGTGCAACTCACGGACTTCAAGGCCACGGCCTTTTATCCATCCATTTCACCGGATGGAAGCACGGTTTACTTTTCATCGAAGCAGGATGGTGGATTTGAAATTTATTCCATCTCAGTGGATGGGGGAGAAGCACAACGATTGACCAACGACATCGGCAGTTTATACGCGCCTGAACTTTCCCCAAACGGTGAGTGGATTCTCTTCACCAATCAGGGCAACGGACTTTGGTTGATGCGCCCCGATGGGAAGAACCCTCATGCCCTCACGAACCGTGATGATATTGACCCGACATGGTCTCTCGATGGTTCGATGATCGCGTTCGCTTCCTCGCGTGCAGGAGACCGTCAACTCTTCGTCATGGACGCGGACGGGACGAACATCCGTCAGGTGACGAACCTCGACAACATGGGCGGGCGCAGTACCTTCTCTCCCGATGGAACAAAACTAGCTTTCTATCGTGGTCCCGCCGGTGACCACAACATTTACGTCATCAACATTGACGGTACGGGCCTCGTCCAACTCACGAACGGAGGCGATAACCTCGGCCCTTCGTGGTCACCTGATGGCAATTGGATTGCGTTCACGTCTTATCGCGACGGCAACAACGAGATCTACATCATCCATCCCGATGGAACAGGCCTCACGCGCCTGACGAACACCTCCATTTCAGATTGGCAACCGAGGTGGGGGAATTAA